The following coding sequences lie in one Chloroflexota bacterium genomic window:
- a CDS encoding AAA family ATPase produces MLSIRLLGAPELLLDGRSLAISRRKSRALIYYLAAQQKPVKRERLLAFFWPDADRASAQQTLRATLYGLRKALGDALAIDDEQVGIAAGTTVDTHDFEAALQSPGADTAALSDAVALYRGEFLADFGLPDTPEFDDWVAAERERYRRLMVRGLTALSRRHEQAQDYAGALAVLDRALAFDPLQEDVQRAALRLHYYAGDRAGAIRRYEQFRRLLDDEMGVPPMAETRALYDAIITDKLPQPAATPAVAAPRAPRIAISGLLPFTGRALELEALRRLTVTHKVALIEGEAGIGKSRLIDELIATSGWLPVVGRARELEGALPYQPVIEALRDLTVRPDWPALRERIRLAPIWCDEVAHLLPELSASHRWANVVSAPVTINDESRLWEGVSQFLLALAQERPLVFTLDDAHWADASSLALVGYLARRVAAIHMPVALIIATRPIEARSPLAVLRQALVRDGQAEPLHLRRLTADDTVELARHLSRDYAQPLAHWLARTSEGNPYILSELVREARERQILRPDGVVNLTELSQAPPVPRSVYSLIESRLARLSDNARRVVDVGVAVGREFEFDIVARAAGLSEAAVLDAVDELRSAHLIGEAHDADGRASYLFDHSLTMEVAYAEVGEARHRLLHRRVAEAIEQVHRQQPDAVAGLLAWHYAEGGEPERAAPHAFRAGQLAARLPAWKEAIAFYEQAARSERDPERSRRIYIAMGEACYQSGAVAKAIDAYRRALSLARGPDADDARIALARALMTLGQFAETIALAQAVLDSDTPDKRADAEFTLGTALSVEGADLAGAIEHLQRAASMAPPGGILQARVRFEMGSIEAQLGNLERAIELYRASLDAVTSADPSDEESMLWRIFAHNNLAYHLHLLSDPRAAEFALDGLRMAQERGMLTLMMFLLSTLGEIALAAGDLDQAETRFTEGLALAEQSAVPERIAGLTANLGRVAQARGQSGLAIHRLSTALARAEALGLQHLGAQIHIWLAPLLPPAEGRAHVAAARAIAESGRRKRLLTEVEVLEKTLA; encoded by the coding sequence ATGCTCTCCATTCGCCTGCTCGGCGCGCCGGAACTCCTGCTCGACGGCCGGTCGCTGGCAATCAGCCGCCGCAAGAGCCGCGCGCTGATCTACTACCTCGCCGCGCAGCAAAAGCCGGTCAAGCGCGAGCGCCTGCTCGCCTTCTTCTGGCCCGACGCCGACCGCGCCTCGGCGCAGCAGACACTGCGCGCCACGCTGTACGGCCTGCGCAAGGCGCTCGGCGATGCGCTGGCGATCGACGACGAGCAGGTTGGCATCGCCGCCGGTACCACGGTCGACACGCACGATTTCGAAGCCGCGCTGCAATCGCCCGGCGCGGATACCGCTGCACTGTCTGACGCGGTCGCTCTGTATCGCGGCGAGTTCCTGGCCGATTTCGGCCTGCCCGACACGCCGGAGTTCGACGACTGGGTCGCCGCCGAACGTGAACGCTACCGCCGCTTGATGGTGCGCGGCCTGACGGCGCTGAGCCGCCGACACGAGCAGGCGCAGGATTACGCGGGTGCGCTGGCCGTGCTCGACCGCGCGCTGGCGTTCGACCCGTTGCAGGAAGACGTGCAGCGGGCCGCCCTGCGCCTGCACTACTATGCGGGCGACCGCGCCGGCGCGATCCGCCGCTACGAGCAGTTCCGGCGCCTGCTCGACGACGAGATGGGCGTGCCGCCGATGGCCGAGACGCGCGCACTCTACGACGCGATCATTACCGACAAGCTGCCACAGCCGGCCGCGACGCCGGCCGTCGCCGCACCGCGCGCGCCGCGCATTGCGATCTCCGGCCTGTTGCCGTTCACCGGCCGCGCGCTGGAGTTGGAAGCGCTGCGGCGGCTGACTGTCACGCACAAGGTCGCGCTCATCGAAGGCGAGGCCGGCATCGGCAAATCTCGCCTGATTGACGAGTTGATCGCCACCTCCGGCTGGCTGCCAGTGGTCGGGCGCGCGCGCGAACTGGAAGGCGCGCTGCCTTACCAGCCGGTCATCGAGGCGCTGCGCGATCTGACCGTCCGCCCGGACTGGCCCGCGCTGCGCGAGCGCATCCGCCTGGCGCCGATCTGGTGCGACGAGGTCGCCCACCTGCTGCCGGAACTGTCGGCGTCGCACCGCTGGGCGAATGTCGTCAGCGCGCCGGTCACGATCAACGACGAGTCGCGCCTGTGGGAGGGCGTCTCGCAGTTCCTGCTGGCGTTGGCGCAGGAGCGCCCGCTCGTCTTCACGCTCGACGATGCGCACTGGGCCGACGCCTCCTCGCTGGCGCTGGTCGGCTACCTGGCGCGGCGCGTGGCCGCCATCCACATGCCGGTTGCCCTGATCATCGCCACGCGGCCGATCGAGGCGCGCTCGCCGCTGGCCGTGCTGCGGCAGGCGCTCGTGCGCGACGGTCAGGCCGAGCCGCTGCACCTGCGGCGCCTGACGGCGGACGACACGGTCGAGCTGGCACGGCACCTCAGCCGCGACTATGCACAGCCGCTGGCCCACTGGCTGGCGCGCACGTCGGAAGGCAACCCGTACATCCTGAGCGAACTCGTGCGCGAGGCGCGCGAGCGGCAGATCCTGCGCCCCGACGGCGTGGTGAACCTGACCGAGCTGTCGCAAGCGCCGCCGGTGCCGCGCAGTGTGTACAGCCTGATCGAGTCGCGGCTGGCGCGCCTGTCGGACAACGCGCGGCGCGTGGTCGATGTCGGCGTGGCGGTCGGCCGCGAGTTCGAGTTCGACATCGTCGCGCGCGCGGCGGGCCTGTCTGAGGCGGCGGTGCTGGACGCCGTCGACGAATTGCGATCGGCGCACCTGATCGGCGAGGCGCACGACGCCGACGGCCGCGCATCGTACCTGTTCGATCACTCGCTGACGATGGAGGTCGCCTACGCCGAGGTCGGTGAGGCACGTCACCGCCTGCTGCACCGCCGCGTGGCCGAGGCGATCGAGCAGGTGCATCGCCAGCAACCCGATGCGGTCGCCGGTCTGCTGGCCTGGCACTATGCGGAAGGCGGCGAGCCGGAGCGGGCCGCGCCGCACGCCTTCCGCGCCGGGCAACTGGCCGCGCGCCTGCCGGCCTGGAAGGAAGCGATCGCGTTTTACGAGCAGGCGGCGCGCAGTGAGCGCGACCCCGAGCGCAGCCGGCGCATCTATATTGCGATGGGCGAGGCGTGCTACCAGTCGGGCGCGGTTGCCAAGGCGATCGACGCCTACCGGCGGGCGCTGTCGCTGGCGCGCGGTCCCGACGCCGACGATGCGCGGATCGCGCTGGCGCGCGCGCTGATGACGCTCGGGCAGTTCGCCGAGACGATTGCGCTGGCACAGGCGGTGCTGGACAGCGACACGCCGGACAAGCGCGCCGACGCCGAGTTCACGCTGGGCACCGCGCTCTCGGTCGAAGGCGCCGACCTGGCGGGCGCGATCGAGCACCTCCAGCGCGCCGCCAGCATGGCGCCGCCCGGCGGCATCCTGCAGGCGCGCGTGCGCTTCGAGATGGGCAGTATCGAGGCGCAACTGGGCAACCTGGAGCGCGCCATCGAACTATATCGCGCGTCGCTGGATGCCGTTACGAGCGCCGATCCGTCCGACGAAGAGTCGATGCTCTGGCGCATCTTCGCGCACAACAATCTTGCCTATCACCTGCATCTGCTGAGCGACCCGCGCGCGGCGGAGTTTGCGCTCGACGGGTTGCGCATGGCACAGGAACGCGGCATGTTGACGCTCATGATGTTCCTGCTCTCCACGCTCGGCGAGATCGCGCTGGCGGCGGGCGATCTGGACCAGGCCGAGACGCGCTTCACGGAAGGCCTGGCGCTCGCCGAGCAGTCGGCAGTGCCGGAACGTATCGCCGGACTGACGGCCAATCTCGGCCGCGTCGCGCAGGCGCGCGGCCAGTCCGGGCTGGCGATTCACCGGCTGTCGACGGCGCTGGCACGCGCCGAAGCGCTCGGCTTGCAGCATCTCGGCGCGCAGATCCACATCTGGCTTGCGCCGCTGTTGCCCCCCGCTGAAGGGCGCGCTCACGTGGCCGCTGCGCGCGCCATCGCCGAGAGCGGCCGCCGCAAGCGCCTGCTGACCGAGGTCGAAGTGCTCGAAAAGACGCTGGCGTAG
- a CDS encoding class I SAM-dependent methyltransferase: protein MTAVPSAWRSVPLSTSEVPSVVSGMQAYYDDRAGEYDDWYLHVGMYDDPPHNERWQVEVGIMTGWVQAFAHGRLLEIASGTGWWTRRLARRAQVTTLDYSPAMIGVLRARLAAEGARADVSRGDAYRLPFRSGGFNACFFGFWLSHVPSPLLDGFFAEVARVIQPGGAVLIVDSKPFRGEAPGVELKQERILNDGSRHAIVKVYHTPETLAGLLSRYGDGVDTWSSGSYFTAGVYRPVLHE, encoded by the coding sequence GTGACTGCTGTGCCATCCGCGTGGCGCTCGGTGCCCCTGTCAACGAGCGAAGTGCCGTCCGTCGTCAGCGGCATGCAGGCGTATTACGATGACCGCGCCGGCGAGTACGACGACTGGTACCTGCACGTCGGCATGTACGACGACCCGCCGCACAACGAGCGCTGGCAGGTCGAGGTTGGCATCATGACCGGCTGGGTGCAAGCATTCGCACACGGCCGCCTGCTGGAGATCGCCAGCGGCACCGGCTGGTGGACGCGCCGGCTGGCCCGCCGCGCGCAGGTGACCACGCTCGACTATTCGCCAGCTATGATCGGCGTGCTGCGCGCGCGGCTGGCTGCGGAGGGCGCGCGCGCCGACGTATCGCGCGGCGATGCCTACCGCCTGCCGTTCCGCAGCGGCGGGTTCAACGCCTGCTTCTTCGGCTTCTGGCTGAGCCACGTGCCGTCGCCTTTGCTGGACGGCTTTTTCGCGGAGGTGGCGCGCGTGATACAGCCCGGCGGTGCGGTGCTGATCGTGGACTCGAAACCGTTTCGCGGCGAAGCGCCGGGCGTCGAGTTGAAGCAGGAGCGCATCCTGAATGACGGCTCGCGCCACGCGATCGTCAAGGTCTACCACACGCCGGAGACGCTGGCCGGCCTGCTGTCGCGCTACGGCGATGGAGTGGATACCTGGTCGAGCGGCTCGTATTTCACCGCCGGGGTCTACCGGCCGGTATTGCACGAATAG
- a CDS encoding enoyl-CoA hydratase/isomerase family protein, which translates to MPYETIITSIEDRTGIIHLNRPQALNALSAQLQREGAEALQAFDADPQVRCIIVTGSDRAFSAGADIKEMSDRSPAEMLDRFNVSMFAVIRRVRKPVIAAVSGYCFGGGCEVALACDMIVASETAQFGQPEIKIGVIPGGGGTQRWTRIVGKARAMEIMLTGDPIPAAKALAWGIVNAVAPLDSYLAEAKKLAARVAGQAPLAARMAKEAVLKAQDVALEHGLDYENRLFTVLFGTDDQKEGMRAFVEKRKPEWKGR; encoded by the coding sequence ATGCCCTACGAAACGATCATCACGAGCATCGAGGACCGCACCGGCATCATCCATCTCAACAGGCCGCAGGCGCTGAATGCGCTGAGCGCGCAGTTGCAGCGCGAGGGCGCCGAGGCGCTGCAGGCGTTCGACGCCGACCCGCAGGTGCGCTGTATCATCGTCACCGGCAGCGATCGGGCGTTCAGCGCCGGGGCCGACATCAAGGAGATGAGCGATCGCTCGCCGGCCGAGATGCTGGACCGCTTCAACGTCTCGATGTTCGCGGTCATTCGCCGCGTGCGCAAGCCGGTCATTGCGGCGGTCAGCGGCTACTGCTTTGGCGGCGGCTGCGAAGTCGCGCTGGCTTGCGACATGATCGTCGCCTCCGAGACGGCGCAGTTTGGCCAGCCGGAGATCAAGATCGGCGTGATCCCGGGCGGCGGCGGCACGCAGCGTTGGACCCGCATCGTCGGCAAGGCGCGCGCCATGGAGATCATGCTCACCGGTGACCCGATCCCGGCGGCGAAGGCGCTGGCCTGGGGCATCGTCAACGCCGTCGCGCCGCTCGACAGCTACCTGGCGGAGGCTAAAAAGCTGGCCGCGCGCGTGGCGGGCCAGGCGCCGCTGGCTGCGCGTATGGCCAAGGAGGCGGTGCTCAAGGCGCAGGATGTGGCGCTGGAGCACGGGCTCGACTACGAAAACCGCCTGTTTACGGTGCTGTTCGGCACGGACGACCAGAAGGAAGGCATGCGCGCCTTTGTCGAAAAGCGCAAGCCGGAGTGGAAGGGCCGCTAG
- a CDS encoding DinB family protein, with protein sequence MNAQHTEIVRRIRAAGKALGESVNSVPADKHATAPKAGEWSMRQALMHTRDVAVFAYGLRARRLIAETEPVFQTYDEDEFRKSHPDAGESASDIASLIASEHEMMARLLSTLSDADWQKTGSHPEFGTRTLEFFAQRLAEHGEEHAAQIAAIAKSL encoded by the coding sequence ATGAATGCACAACACACTGAGATTGTCCGGCGCATCCGCGCCGCGGGAAAGGCGCTGGGGGAGTCCGTAAACTCGGTGCCGGCCGACAAGCACGCGACCGCGCCCAAAGCGGGCGAGTGGTCGATGCGGCAGGCGCTGATGCACACGCGCGACGTGGCGGTCTTCGCCTACGGTCTGCGCGCGCGCCGCCTGATCGCCGAGACCGAGCCGGTCTTTCAAACGTACGACGAGGACGAGTTCCGCAAGTCACACCCGGACGCCGGCGAAAGTGCGTCCGATATCGCCAGCCTGATCGCCAGCGAGCACGAGATGATGGCGCGCCTGCTGTCGACGCTGTCCGACGCCGACTGGCAGAAGACGGGCAGTCATCCCGAGTTCGGCACGCGGACGCTGGAGTTCTTCGCCCAGCGGCTGGCCGAGCACGGCGAGGAGCACGCCGCGCAGATCGCCGCGATCGCAAAAAGCCTGTAG
- a CDS encoding metallophosphoesterase, translated as MTTLAVLSDIHGNLPALEVVRRDMTQFPIDRIVVAGDLVNWGPFSAQVMDVAAREGWALIRGNNEFYVLDYNTPRAPAEWGDPSRFPLLPWLAEQLQGHWHRTIAAMPDTLSLRFPDAPPIRVVHGSPRSAWESLFPAMTEAELEPLLAGIEETTIIAGHTHLPMDLRAGRWRVLNPGTVGAPVNGTTDARYMLLRAVDGTWVAEFRHVPYDTATLWAEFERQRFRERCGVIGELVWREFATARLWVLPFVRWRAQYHPDAPTDQRLLAAFDAVDPWPYIPAAYHLFR; from the coding sequence ATGACGACGCTCGCGGTTCTGTCGGATATTCACGGCAACCTGCCCGCGCTCGAAGTGGTCCGGCGCGACATGACGCAGTTCCCGATAGACCGGATCGTGGTGGCGGGTGATCTCGTCAACTGGGGGCCGTTCTCCGCGCAGGTGATGGACGTGGCTGCGCGCGAAGGGTGGGCGCTCATTCGCGGCAATAACGAGTTCTACGTGCTCGACTACAACACGCCGCGTGCGCCCGCCGAGTGGGGCGATCCGTCGCGCTTCCCGCTGTTGCCGTGGCTGGCCGAGCAGTTGCAGGGGCACTGGCACCGCACCATCGCCGCCATGCCGGATACGTTGAGCCTGCGCTTTCCCGATGCGCCGCCGATCCGGGTCGTGCATGGCTCGCCGCGCAGCGCGTGGGAATCGCTGTTCCCCGCAATGACCGAAGCCGAGCTGGAACCGCTGCTGGCTGGCATCGAGGAGACGACGATCATTGCCGGCCACACGCACCTGCCGATGGACCTGCGGGCCGGGCGCTGGCGCGTGCTGAATCCGGGCACGGTCGGCGCGCCGGTCAATGGCACAACGGATGCGCGCTACATGCTGCTGCGGGCTGTCGATGGCACATGGGTCGCGGAGTTCCGGCACGTGCCGTACGACACGGCGACGCTCTGGGCCGAATTTGAGCGGCAGCGTTTCCGCGAACGCTGCGGTGTTATCGGCGAGTTGGTCTGGCGCGAGTTTGCCACGGCAAGATTGTGGGTTCTCCCATTCGTGCGGTGGCGCGCCCAGTACCATCCCGACGCACCAACCGATCAGCGCCTGCTCGCGGCGTTTGACGCCGTTGATCCGTGGCCATACATTCCGGCCGCTTACCATCTATTTCGTTGA
- a CDS encoding MOSC N-terminal beta barrel domain-containing protein yields MISVTGLYIYPIKSCRGTAVNRTQVTPRGLQDDRLLMVVDDDGLFLTQREYPRLALIAPELAGNCLTVRAPGKSDLSLTVGNDGPRSNVGIWRDTCAAVDQGREAAAWFSDYLGASCRLVCIADEHTRTVDPAFARRADDQTGFADGYPFLLISQESLDNLNTRLAQPLLMNRFRPNIVVAGGAPFVEDGWSDVVIAGVRFGVVKPCARCAITTTDQATATVGAEPLQTLAGFRHSTDPRPGVYFGQNLVSGQTGMIALGDPVAATAR; encoded by the coding sequence ATGATTAGCGTAACGGGACTCTACATCTATCCGATCAAATCGTGCCGGGGCACGGCGGTCAATCGCACGCAGGTCACCCCGCGCGGCCTGCAGGACGATCGGCTGCTGATGGTGGTGGATGATGACGGGCTGTTCCTGACGCAGCGCGAGTACCCGCGCCTGGCGCTGATTGCCCCGGAACTGGCGGGCAACTGTCTGACTGTCCGCGCGCCGGGGAAGTCCGACCTGTCGCTGACGGTCGGCAACGACGGCCCCCGCAGCAATGTCGGCATCTGGCGCGACACCTGCGCCGCAGTCGACCAGGGACGCGAGGCCGCCGCCTGGTTCAGCGACTACCTCGGCGCGTCGTGCCGCCTGGTGTGCATCGCCGACGAGCACACGCGCACCGTCGACCCGGCGTTTGCGCGCCGCGCCGACGACCAGACCGGCTTCGCCGATGGCTACCCGTTCCTGCTCATCTCGCAGGAATCGCTGGACAACCTGAACACCCGGCTGGCGCAGCCACTGCTGATGAACCGCTTCCGCCCGAATATCGTCGTGGCGGGCGGTGCGCCGTTCGTGGAGGATGGCTGGTCGGACGTGGTCATCGCCGGCGTGCGCTTCGGCGTCGTCAAGCCGTGCGCCCGCTGCGCTATCACGACCACCGACCAGGCGACCGCAACGGTCGGCGCCGAGCCGCTGCAAACGCTCGCCGGCTTCCGCCACAGCACCGACCCGCGCCCCGGCGTCTACTTTGGGCAGAACCTCGTCAGCGGCCAGACCGGCATGATCGCGCTGGGCGATCCGGTTGCCGCGACGGCGCGGTAG
- a CDS encoding 2-isopropylmalate synthase has product MPEAESALIASRARDLIYDWNTAGQTTTYPAVVELNDETLRDGLQSPSVVNPPVEQKIDLLRLMGRLGIHCANIGYASSSRQAQQDVVALACASVGLDIHVNVAARTTLADIVPAIECAQQSGVPVEVAVFVGSSPIRRLAEDWDFEDLVMRVHESVDFVVKHGQSCMFVTEDTTRADPESLERLYSVAIGCGARRICIADTTGHATPDGARNVVTYVRRIVQQSGAAVAVDWHGHSDRGLAVANSLAAIAAGVDRVHATALGIGERSGNTPMDTLLVNLKLLGVLPHDMTALNDYVRRASHILRVPIPAMWPVFSPDAFRTATGVHASAVSKALARGDQWLADHVYCSVPAEWFGRRQIIEVGPLSGASNVVFYLKSRGIDPVRPLVDRVLAAAKRSHRVLREDEIMRIVNRRGPEDLP; this is encoded by the coding sequence ATGCCTGAGGCCGAGTCCGCGCTGATCGCATCGCGGGCGCGCGACCTGATTTACGACTGGAACACGGCCGGGCAGACGACTACTTACCCGGCGGTGGTGGAACTGAACGACGAGACGCTGCGCGACGGCCTGCAGTCGCCGTCGGTCGTCAACCCGCCGGTCGAGCAGAAGATCGACCTGCTGCGGCTGATGGGCCGGCTCGGCATCCACTGCGCGAACATCGGCTACGCCAGTTCGTCACGCCAGGCCCAGCAGGACGTCGTCGCGCTGGCGTGCGCCTCGGTCGGGCTCGACATTCATGTCAACGTCGCCGCGCGCACGACGCTCGCCGACATCGTACCCGCCATCGAGTGCGCCCAGCAGTCCGGCGTGCCGGTGGAGGTCGCCGTGTTCGTCGGCAGCTCGCCGATTCGCCGGCTGGCCGAAGACTGGGACTTCGAAGACCTGGTCATGCGCGTGCACGAATCGGTCGACTTCGTCGTCAAGCACGGCCAGTCGTGCATGTTTGTCACCGAAGACACGACCCGCGCCGACCCGGAATCGCTGGAGCGGCTGTACAGTGTCGCTATCGGGTGCGGCGCGCGCCGCATCTGCATTGCCGATACGACCGGGCATGCGACGCCCGACGGCGCGCGCAACGTCGTCACCTACGTCCGGCGCATCGTGCAGCAGTCGGGCGCGGCGGTCGCGGTGGACTGGCACGGCCACTCCGATCGCGGCCTGGCGGTGGCGAACTCACTGGCGGCGATCGCGGCGGGCGTTGACCGCGTGCACGCGACCGCGCTCGGCATCGGCGAGCGGAGCGGGAACACGCCGATGGACACCCTGCTCGTCAATCTCAAGCTGCTCGGTGTGCTGCCGCACGACATGACGGCGCTGAACGACTATGTGCGCCGCGCCTCGCACATCCTGCGCGTGCCGATCCCGGCGATGTGGCCGGTCTTCAGCCCGGACGCCTTCCGCACCGCCACCGGCGTGCACGCCTCGGCAGTCAGCAAGGCGCTGGCGCGCGGCGACCAGTGGCTGGCCGATCACGTCTATTGCAGCGTGCCCGCCGAGTGGTTCGGCCGCCGGCAGATCATCGAGGTCGGTCCGCTGAGCGGCGCCAGTAACGTCGTCTTCTACTTGAAATCGCGCGGCATCGATCCGGTGCGGCCGCTGGTCGATCGCGTGCTGGCCGCCGCCAAACGCTCCCACCGCGTGCTGCGCGAGGACGAGATCATGCGGATCGTCAATCGCCGCGGCCCGGAGGATTTGCCATGA
- a CDS encoding 2-oxo acid dehydrogenase subunit E2, which produces MATQVKMPQLGESVVEGTVGQWLKRAGDRVMLYEPLVEVITDKVNTEIPSPAAGVVLALLVAEGETVRVGTPIAVVGEPGEQAPGSASSPVATAAPRAAVPAVAAAPAPVAAPRSRATYLSPVVARLVAEHSIDMSQLKGTGEEGRVTKRDVEAYLARAAVPATAPAPSVPPLAAVSPIPASAPVVREATPAPVPAPAAPTAGEDEFVPLSPMRRAIAENMLKSVQTAPHVTSVFEIDLSRVAAHYAANKDAFARQDADLTYTAYFVEVAARVLREQPQANSSFSMQGMLLHRAINIGIAVALEDGLIVPVLKNADELSLLGIARAVNDLARRARDKRLRPDDVQGGTFTITNPGRGGGLFGTPIIVQPQVAIMGVGAIAKRPIVIDDAIAIRLTANVGLTFDHRALDGADGDRFLAAVKRRLETYA; this is translated from the coding sequence ATGGCAACACAGGTGAAGATGCCGCAACTGGGCGAATCGGTGGTCGAGGGCACGGTCGGCCAGTGGTTGAAGCGCGCGGGCGACCGCGTGATGCTCTATGAGCCGCTCGTCGAGGTGATCACCGACAAGGTGAACACCGAGATTCCGTCGCCCGCGGCGGGCGTCGTGCTGGCTCTGCTGGTTGCCGAGGGCGAAACCGTGCGCGTCGGCACGCCGATTGCCGTCGTGGGTGAGCCGGGCGAGCAGGCGCCTGGTTCTGCGTCATCCCCGGTAGCGACCGCTGCCCCGCGTGCTGCCGTGCCTGCCGTGGCCGCCGCACCCGCGCCGGTGGCTGCGCCCCGCTCGCGCGCGACCTACCTGTCGCCGGTCGTGGCGCGTCTCGTCGCCGAGCACAGCATCGACATGTCGCAGCTCAAGGGCACTGGCGAGGAAGGGCGCGTCACCAAGCGTGATGTCGAGGCATACCTGGCGCGTGCCGCAGTTCCGGCCACGGCCCCTGCGCCAAGCGTACCACCACTCGCTGCCGTGTCGCCCATTCCGGCCTCCGCGCCCGTCGTGCGCGAGGCCACTCCCGCGCCGGTTCCGGCTCCCGCCGCGCCGACTGCCGGCGAGGACGAGTTCGTGCCGCTGTCGCCGATGCGCCGCGCCATCGCCGAGAACATGCTGAAGAGCGTGCAGACTGCGCCGCACGTGACCTCGGTGTTCGAGATCGACCTGTCGCGCGTGGCCGCGCACTATGCTGCCAACAAGGATGCGTTTGCCCGCCAGGACGCCGATCTGACCTACACCGCCTACTTCGTGGAAGTGGCGGCCCGCGTCCTGCGCGAGCAGCCGCAGGCCAACAGCAGTTTCTCCATGCAGGGCATGCTGCTGCACCGCGCCATCAACATCGGCATCGCCGTGGCGCTGGAGGATGGCCTGATCGTGCCGGTGCTCAAGAATGCTGACGAGTTGAGCCTGCTCGGCATTGCCCGCGCGGTGAACGATCTGGCGCGGCGCGCGCGCGACAAGCGCCTGCGCCCCGACGACGTGCAGGGCGGCACCTTCACCATCACGAACCCGGGCCGGGGCGGCGGGCTGTTTGGCACGCCGATCATCGTTCAGCCGCAGGTGGCGATCATGGGCGTCGGCGCGATTGCCAAGCGCCCGATCGTAATTGACGACGCCATCGCCATCCGCCTGACGGCCAATGTCGGCCTGACCTTCGACCATCGCGCGCTCGACGGCGCCGACGGCGACCGCTTTCTCGCGGCGGTCAAGCGCCGGCTGGAGACGTATGCCTGA
- a CDS encoding alpha-ketoacid dehydrogenase subunit beta, with translation MPLKTMIEAIRDAMDLEMARDPRVFVLGEDVGMKGGVFLASDGLQKKYGAKRVVDMPLNEIGIAGMAIGAAMRGLRPVAEMQFAEYSLPGLDQIVNEAANIRWRTAGAFSCPLVVRAPYGAGVHGGLWHSQSVEMLYAHRVGLKVVIPATAYDAKGLLISAIRDDDPVVFFEHKKAYRSIKDDVPDGEYTVPIGRARIAREGADMTVVSYGLMLHQCLEAAQTLAAEGVNAEVIDLRTLLPLDRETIVGSVRKTGKCLAVTEDTRSYSFTGEIAATLSEEAYEYLDAPVMRVTTPDVPAMAHDPGQEQWLLPNPQKIADAMRKLARY, from the coding sequence ATGCCACTCAAAACGATGATCGAAGCGATCCGTGACGCTATGGATCTGGAGATGGCGCGCGATCCGCGCGTGTTCGTGCTGGGCGAGGATGTCGGCATGAAGGGCGGCGTCTTCCTCGCCTCGGACGGCCTGCAAAAGAAGTACGGCGCGAAGCGTGTCGTCGACATGCCGCTCAACGAGATCGGCATCGCCGGCATGGCGATCGGCGCGGCGATGCGCGGCCTGCGGCCGGTGGCCGAGATGCAGTTCGCCGAATACTCGCTGCCGGGTCTCGACCAGATCGTGAACGAGGCGGCCAACATCCGCTGGCGCACCGCCGGCGCATTTAGCTGCCCGCTGGTCGTGCGCGCGCCATACGGCGCCGGCGTGCATGGCGGGCTCTGGCACTCGCAATCGGTGGAGATGCTGTACGCGCACCGCGTCGGCCTCAAGGTCGTCATCCCGGCGACGGCCTATGACGCCAAGGGGCTGCTGATCAGCGCGATCCGCGACGACGACCCGGTCGTCTTCTTCGAGCACAAGAAGGCGTACCGCTCGATCAAGGACGACGTGCCCGACGGCGAGTATACGGTGCCGATCGGACGGGCGCGCATCGCGCGCGAGGGCGCCGACATGACGGTCGTCAGCTACGGCCTGATGCTGCACCAGTGCCTTGAGGCGGCGCAGACGCTGGCGGCCGAGGGCGTGAATGCCGAGGTCATCGATTTGCGCACGCTGTTGCCGCTCGACCGCGAGACCATCGTTGGCTCGGTGCGCAAGACCGGCAAGTGCCTGGCGGTGACTGAGGACACGCGCAGTTACTCGTTCACCGGCGAGATCGCGGCGACGCTTAGTGAGGAAGCGTACGAGTATCTCGATGCGCCAGTCATGCGCGTGACGACGCCCGACGTGCCGGCCATGGCGCATGATCCGGGTCAGGAGCAGTGGCTGCTGCCCAACCCGCAGAAGATCGCCGACGCGATGCGCAAGCTGGCGCGGTATTGA